In the Equus przewalskii isolate Varuska unplaced genomic scaffold, EquPr2 ChrUn-10, whole genome shotgun sequence genome, TAAGGAAACAATTTTCACAAATTAGGGTAAGGTGAGATTGGAGGTTGTGATTGGGAAAAGGCACCCAATAGACTTCTAAACGACTGGTAATTACCTGTTTCTCAAAATATGTGTTGAGTGCATCTTAAGTGTTGAggcattcattttattattgtttttagaCTATAACTCTACAATATATACTATATGagatatttaacaatttttaaaaagaaagcaaaactatggatATGTTTTCCCCATAAAGAAATAACTGCAATGCAAGGAAGAGTTCTACAGGCTTAAAGTGATCAGCTAGTAGTAATGCTTCCTGCCAGAACAAAAACCAACAGTcttccagagggagaaagcagaacCCAAACTCTCAACACTGCAATGtaccgaaaaaaaaaaaggcagatcaAACTTACAGTTAACAATATGTTAAAGAATTGATAGGAAGAATGGTCAAAATAGGTAATCTGATGTGGAATCTCAGGAGTGAAATGGGCACCTTACAAAAGAACTGAATGGACATTCTTTACATAAAAAGcacaatatttgaaatgaaaacttcattAGATCAGCTTCACAAAAGGCTGAACTCAgcagaagaatcagtgaacttgaaaaaagGTAAATACAAGTTACCCAAACTGaaacaggagaggaaaagagagtgaacaaaacaggaGAGCGTCTAAgactgtgggacaatatcaaatcATCTAACAAATGTGTGATTAGAGTcccagaaaaagagggaaagaggcaggGGAGAAGGAGTAGACTAAATCTTTGAGgagataatgttaaaaaaataaaaagttaatgaaaGACATCAAACCATAGATAAAAGAAACTTGGAGAATGCCAGTCAGAATAAATGCAAAGGAGACCATACCTAGGCCTATTTTAGTCAAactactgaaaaccaaagatgaaaAGATAGGGTTTAAAAGTCAGTTAAAGAAAGGGGACACATTACCTTCAGGGGAACAATCATAAGCAGAGATTctcagactggattaaaaaacatgacccTCCTATATGATATTTATAAgggatgcattttaaatataaagatgcagAGAGGATGAAAGTAATAATATGAAGAAAGATATACTTTGCAAAGAGAAAGCATAAGAAAACTGGAGTTTTCTTATcaaataaagtagacttcaagacaagaaATTATGATagagaaagggaaatatttcATGATGTTTCATCTGGAAGctataacaattttaaatgaatgtgtaGTTAAAATCATGGTAGGTGATTGCAACATccttctctcagtaattgatagaaccaGCAGCAAAAATCAGtagattcagaaaaattaaacaacactatTAACCATAATCAACTTGACTTAAACACCCAACAACTAtaagttcttttaaaagaatttttaaatgcacatgaaacattcttcaAGATAGATCATAGTCTGGGCCACAAAACATCTCcgtgtataaattttttttttaaagattttattatttttttcctttttctccccaaagccccccggtacatagttgtatattcttcgttgtgggtccttctagttgtggcatgtgggacgctgcctcagtgtggtttgatgagcagtgccatgtccgcgcccaggattcgaaccaacgaaacactgggccacctgtagcggagtgcgcaaacttaaccacttggccacggggccagcccctccgtgtataaatttttaagaattgaaatcatacagaatgtgttctctgaccacaatgaaattaaattggaaattaaTAATATTAGCATATCtacaaaatccccaaatatttagaGATTAGGTAATACATGCCTAATAATTCATgggttaaggaaaaaaatcacaaaaaatattaaaatattttgtaatgaatGATAATGAGAACATAACATTTTAAGATTTGATTTGGGGAAAGCTAACTATAGATCACTGACTCTGAGAGTCTCAAGGCTGTAACAAAAGGAGACAaaaccaagtgttggtgagatgCAAACCATCACCATCGGGAATTCTGATGcagcactttggaaaactgacAATATCCATAAAGCTGAACATGTACAAATATTGTGATagcagaaaactggaaacaatccaaatgtcaaTCAACAGCAGAAAAGACAAAGTATGATATATTCATACACTGGTAAACTATATGACTAcgaaaaataaaaagctcaaagCAAACACATGAgtgaatttcacaaacataatactgagcaaaagaagccagacacacaccAAAATATATACCACATGATTACATTTATGTAGACttcaaaaatcagtaaaattaatCCATGATAACAGAAGTCAGAATAATGTTACCTTCCAGGAGCTAGTGACTGAGAGGGGTGTAAGGAAGGTTTCTGAGGTTTAGTGATTGGGATGAGCTTACTTGGTAAAAATTAACTGGgcttttgcttgtattttgtgCACTTGTATGCTGTACTACGataaaaatttactttctctttttttagaattttcttttatctatagTGTTTTTAAGTATATCTcttgtatagtttttttttagtggttgctgtaGATATGgtataatatatacacaccttACCACAGTGTATTGGTATTGAAATTTTATCTCTGAGTGAAATGTAGATCTTACCTCCATTTAGGTCCTTTACTCTCCCCATTTAGAATATAATAGTCTTAAACATTTCCTTTACCTACACTGAGAACTACATCAATGTTATGGTTGTTGCTTTAACtgtcaaacataattttaaaaaacttgagaGAAGAAAGATACTGTCTTATATAGACCCgtaattttatactttatattgtTCCTTATTCCTCATGTTTTACAATGtcttctttcatcatttccttttgttCGAAGAACTTCcattagccattcttttaggataGATCTGCTGGCAACAGATTTTCTTAGTTGTCTTTCATCTGAgactgtctttatttcatctgcattcctgaagaatattttcgctggatatagaattctgcgttgacagttcttttctttcagcacttgaaagaTTCTGTGCCACTTCTTTCTGAACTTcacggtttctgatgagaaatctgctgtcattcagGTTGCAGTTTCCCTATAGATGACGTGCCATTTCTCACCACTTGCTTTCatgatctttttctttgtatttagttttcagaagtttgattaCGATGtttcttggtgtggatttcttttcttttcttatgatgtgCAACTCTCCTTAACAtctttattatatgttttttccccggctttattgagatataattgacacataatggtaaggtgtacaatgtgttgatttgatacatttataaattgcaaaatgattaccaccatgaTATTAACTACTACCTCCATCCTGTCaaatagttaccatttcttttttgtgatgagaacatttaagatttactctcttagcaacattcaagtatatgatacagtattattagctatcatcaccatgctgtacattagattccccaaacttgttaatcttataactgcaagttgtaccctttgaccaatatcttcccatttcccccaccctccaacccctggtaaccaccactctactctctgtgtctgtgagtttgtcttttttagattttacatataagtaatagcatacagtatttgtctttctctgtctgacttatttcacttagcataacgccctcgaGGTCCATGCAAGTTGTCGCAagtagcaggatttccttctttctcactgctgaatagtattccattgtgtgtgtgtgtgtgtgtgtgtgtgtgttatgtgtgtgtgtgtatatatatatatatacctcatcttctttatacattcatctgttgatgaacacttaggttactttcatatcttggctattattagtaatgctgcaatcaacatggGAGTTCAGATATCTCTGGCAGATCCTGATGCCaattcctttggatgtatactcagaagtgggatttgcAGATCAGAtagtagttatttatttatttatttttcattgaggtataattggcatactatactatattagtttcaggtgtacaatatagtgattagatatttgtatatattgcagaatgatcaccacaataagactagttaacatctgtcaccatatatagtaacaaattttttttcttgtgcgGCATCTTtgaagatttactcttttagcaactttcaaatacgcaaCACAGTGTTGTTAATTATAATCgccatgttgtacattatatccccataacttatttattctataattggaagtttgtacctttcgactcccttcactcatttcatcTCCTCCCTGCcacaaccaccaatctcttctctgtatttatgagcttgttttgttctttttcagatttcatgtataagtgagatcatctgctatttgtctttctctgtctgacttatttcacttaggataatgccctcaaggtccatccatgttgtcataaatcaaaggattttattcttttttagtgctgaataatattccatcatatatatatatatgatatgcactacattttatttatcattaatccatccatggacatttcagttatttctatatctttgctATTGCAAAttatgctgcaaagaacatgggagtgcatgtatcttttcaagttagtgttttcattttcttcagataaatacccagaagtggaattgctggatcatatgcagttctatttttaattttttgaggaatctccatatggTTTTCCAAAATGTCTGTACCAACTGACACTGCCAggaacagtgcacaaaggtttccttttctccacaccctccccagcacatgttatctcttgtctttcagATGAAAAtgattctaacaggtgtgaggtgatatctcattgtggttttgatttacacttccctgatgatgagcaatgttgagcaccttttcatgtacttgttggttatgtatatcttctttggaaaactgtctattcagttcctctgccccttttaaaatcagattatcagtttttttgctattgagttgaatGAGTTTTTTATaggttttggatattaaccccttaccagttagatagtttgcaaatattttttcccatgctgtaggttgctttttcattttgttgattgtttcctatGTTGTGCAGaggcttttcagtttgatgtagtcccacttgtctatttttggtttagctgcttgtgcttttgctgtTATATCCAGGAAACTGCTTCTGAAACCAATGTCAAAGGGCTTTtaccccatgttttcttcttctcctagtttcaggtcttaagttttaagcatttttaatctatttagagttcatttttgtgagtgatATATTGGAGTGGATTTCtctgggtttatcctgtttgagATTAATAtatcttgaatctgtaggtttatgcctttcaccaaatttgggtaATTTTGAGtgattatttcttctaatatttttcagtcccacactctcctctccttctgggactccaattatatGAGCACTAGTTCTTTTGTTGTCCCACCGATTCTtgaggctctgttctttttttttcaccctattttctctcttttgttgagattggataatttttattaatctatttttgagttcactgattctttactCCGTgatctccattctgctgttgagcccactcagctagttttatatttttcaattctaaaattcagtTCTACAAttggttattatattttttagttctaaactTTCCACTTGATTCttatctcttctatttctttgccaagactttctgttttttcatttgtttcaagtgtgtttaTAATTTCTTGTGGAAgcatatttataatgttttctttaaaatcccTATCAGATAATCCCAAAATCTGTATCATTTCAGCGTTAGTATATAGAGTGTGTTTTTTCTCATTCAGGtcgagattttcctggttcttagtCTGATGAGTGACTTTTAATTGTGTTGGACACTTTTAGTGTTATGTTACGACACCCCGGATCTTACTTAAATTTTTTACTATAGCAAGCCTCTGCTAATACTGCACCAGTGAAGTGTGTGTGGGGGCTATTACCTCTTCCCGGGTGACAGCTGGAAGTCCAATATTCCCAATCATTTCTCCCCCAAGATGTCTGGCTAAAGTAGGGTGGATAGTGTCAGAAAAGATTTCTGCCTTGCTTGGTCACCTTTTTCCCTAAGATTTTCTTGGGGCTATTTTTTGTCTGCACTTTTTGGCATTTCTTGGTTGCAGACTTTCTAGTGCCCAATCTGGGCTATTtaggaggcaaaaagaaaacccagggaactcaccacTGTGTCAGTCCTCACGTTCTGAAGACTCCAACTACTCcgccttcttctctccacttttcagACTCTtccatgtttgttttatatatgatgtccaaatattttacttatacttAGCAGGAGCAACAGGGAAAAATGCATCTACTCTCTGGTACAGAATTAAAAATTCTACTTTCATTtaaacaaaacatataaaaataatgcagTAGTTGGACATTGGATCTTTAAGGCTGCTACCTGTTTTGATCTCCATAAGCTACCATTGAAAAATTATGAAGGCGGTGCTGACCCTGTAAATGGAAGAGTTGAGGGGGGGGGGGTGAATAACTTGTCTTTTTGTCTCCAGCAGTGACTGGGTAGGGAGAATTCCTTGACTTTTTGATGTAGCAGGTGTTTTATTTTGAGTAAATCAATAAATTGGCATTCAGTTAGGGCTGGTAGAATCAGGATATGAAACGGAGCCTGGAGAATTCCTGTTCAGACTGATGTTCTACATCCCTTTTGACGTTCTATGTCATGCAATTAACAGAGCAACTGAGCTTCCTCCTTGTTAACTGGAAAGCTTCCTGTGTTTCCCCTGATCGCTGTGGTACTGGTATTGAACATTTCATACACTTCTGCTGTATTTTCCTAAGTTGGGTGAAACTCCTTCAAGAGAGCAGGAAATAGCTCCTCTACTTCCTCTTGTCCCTATAGCTGCCTAGTAAAGGGTCTTACACACTGTAGAGGCTCATAAATATCGGATATAGGTATCCTTTCTCCTGAGAGTCTGGGTAGCACAAGCTGGTGCTCCTAATGTGCAGCCACCCTGCTTTCAGACCTTGCAGAGCAGGCTCTGGACTATGAAAGACAGCATCTTCCCAGGGTAGCCCTGTCTTAAGAAAGCATTGAGCTCAATGAGGAGACCCACGGTGGCTACTCAACCCCTAAGCCCGTGACTCCTATCTGCCGATCCAACCTCTCCCCAACAGAATAAAtatattcgttgaatgaatgtACCtgtggatgaggaaatggaggaaaggaCAGGAATGGAATGAATGAACTTGGAAGCTACAAAGACTCCTGGAAACCCAAATATTCTCATGAATTGCAAATTTATTGACTGAGGAGGCACTGGGATTGGGAGGCAGTTGTACAGAAACCAAGGAGAAAAACTGCAGAACAAGATGCAGCCTGAGAGCTCAATGGCTTCTTCCAGGTGAGTTAAGACATAAAGAAAACGGAAACTTCAGGGCAATATCATGAGAGCGCTAAGCCCATCGGCGCCCACGGAGAACACCTCCATCTCCTTCGCCTCCTTGGCGTCCAAGGGGGCCTTATTTGCTTGGCCAGGTGGGTGCCTGCTTCTGCTGGGTCTGGTGGTAGACCGGGACGCCCTTGCCACTCCCGGAGCCACCCCCGGAGGAGCCGCTGGCCCCGGAGGAGCCCCCACCGCTGGAGAagcagccgccgccgcccccggaGGAGCCCCCACCGCTGGAGAAGCAGCCGCTGCCACCTCCGGAGGAGCCGCCGCCGCAGCCGgagcccccgccgcccccgccgctgGAAAAGCAGCCGCTGCCGCCCCCGGAGGAGCCGCTGCAGCCAGACGACCCTCCTCCGTAGCTCGGCTGGGGCGCGCAGGAGGTCTGGGTGGATTGCTGCGACGAGAAATAGCCGGGGCCGCCGCCAGAGGAGCCCCCGCCGCAGCTggagccgccgccgccggagTAACCGCCCCCGCAGCTGGAGCCGCCACCGGAGGAGCCGCCGCCGCAGCTGGAGTCGCCCCCGGAGGAACCGCCGCTAGAAATGCCTCCGTAGCTCTGGCACTGCACCTGCTGGCCcgagctgccgccgccgccgccgccggagTAGAAGCCACTGCTGCCCCCGGAGGAGCCGCCGCCGCAGCTGGAGTCGCCGCCGCTGGAGGAGCCGCCGCCGCAGCTGGAGGAGCCGCCGCCGGAGTACTTGATGTTCCCTCCGGAACTGCCGCCACtgccgccgccgcagccgccaGAGCCaccgcctccgccgccgccgccgctatAGAAACCGCAGCCGCCAGAGCCGCctccgctgccgccgccgccgccaccgccgccaccGCCGGAGATCTTCCCGCAGcccactgggggctggggagtgggttGCTTTT is a window encoding:
- the LORICRIN gene encoding loricrin — encoded protein: MSHQKKQPTPQPPVGCGKISGGGGGGGGGGSGGGSGGCGFYSGGGGGGGGSGGCGGGSGGSSGGNIKYSGGGSSSCGGGSSSGGDSSCGGGSSGGSSGFYSGGGGGGSSGQQVQCQSYGGISSGGSSGGDSSCGGGSSGGGSSCGGGYSGGGGSSCGGGSSGGGPGYFSSQQSTQTSCAPQPSYGGGSSGCSGSSGGGSGCFSSGGGGGGSGCGGGSSGGGSGCFSSGGGSSGGGGGCFSSGGGSSGASGSSGGGSGSGKGVPVYHQTQQKQAPTWPSK